The DNA region CAAACAAGATGAAATCATGCACAAGAGAACATTCTTTGACATTAAACCATTGATAGAAAATGCTTCAAAAAATAGATTCCCAAATCCCAATCCATAACCAAATGTGAGCAATGGCAATCAAATGGCATGACTCTGATTTAGTAACTTCCTTGAAGCAGTATAGTCAAGCTTCCAGTGACAATAACAGTTCAACTTTCACTCAATTGCATTAATGTTGAGTGCAGCATGATATTTCAGTAGCTGAGACAATGCTATAGTCGATATAGGTATGGGACTTGGATAGTAGCCATAGTCAATTATTGATGACCAGAAACATAAGCAGACAAGAAAAGTAGATATGGACAGAAACATGGTGTAAGCATTTGCAGATAACCACTTCCTGCatgattattatagtttaataCCATGTAGATATTCAATTAGAGGATTTTGAATTTTAGGTAGGAAATAGATAGAGTGGGCATTGACAGAACTTGGAACTTTTACCATTTCTTACAATTGTTGTTCTAACTACTATATCACctaattatcaagatccaagaACTAATATTCATTTAGTACCAAACTTGAGGTGTAAATTGGAGTAGTTGTTGCTAAGCATCTTCTTGATAGTAAGGAGAGAGTTTTCCACTTCTGGATTTGGGAACTGCAGTTGCTTCCTGCAGCATTTTCACCACTCTACGCATTGAAGGGCGATTTATAGGAATTGAGCTTGTGCAGAGAAGCCCTATGGAGGAATATAGTGGAACTAGTGATATGAAAAAGGCACTTGAGGCCAAAACTTCAATGGAGGAatttaataattcattttatgACGATTTAATCAGATTTCAGTCAAGTAACGATTGGCAAGAGGAAATACCTTGATCTTCTCCTGAAAACATGGCGAGATCTCTTTTTCAAAATTCTCGGACAATTTAAAATATAGTACAAGGCTCAAACCTTCACCATTGGCATCACCAAGGAATATGCTAGCAGGATATGTTGGCAACTGGGGAAAAGTGAACACAATTAGATTATGGAAGCATTATTTGATGTTGTTAAAGTAGAAACATCAAAGAGTGAATTGAGTTTGCTGTGAGTAGAAATGAAGCCAATATATAGTTTAAGATGGAGAACAAACCTGTATATTAACAATGAGGAGTGAGGGTATTTTCCCATGTTCTTGGACAGATGGAAGTTCAAGATGCTTAGCAATGTGATTTATCTTCTTTGAAGAAACAAATAAATCAACACCTATTGGTGTATAAGGGCAGAAGTCTGGAGCAGGACACTTCTGCTTATCACTGCATAAATTgtcatatataattatatatgatATCAAATCTTTAAGATGAAATATAAGTACAATCAATGGACTGAAAATGGATGAAAAATGACAGATAAAACTTTCTCTCATGCCTGAAAAAACTTTCGCCACGGAGCTTGAACAAGGAAGGGGAAATTGCAGACCAGGAACCAGCGAACGACTTTCCTTCAGTTGATCTGGGAATTTGAAGCCCCGCTCTGGGACGGTATAGAAATCTCTCAGATGCATCTGTCAATAGTTAGTATTATAACTTTGATACCCATATATTATGTACTAACATAATCCAATCTTAAGTGCTTATGTGATAAGCGCTTATAGAAATAAGTATTATAACAATGATCACTGACAAGATCAGATAATAGAGAAAACTAACTCACAATATAGATGTAACAAAAAGTGCAGCACAGGAAAGACAATTGACTGATTCAAGTACAAAACTAGAGATTACATTCTCAAAAAGTGCAGCACAGAATTGACAATTGACTGATTACAAAACTAGAGATTACATATTCAATTATATCGCATTGACGAATTTTCAAAGAGCTATTAAAActgtgtttggaagagcttatttgagtttatcttatgacataagctcttatgcaaGTATTTGAGTGTGCCTGTAAAACTAGCTTATGCATCTTACCTGTAAACTGTTTtagacttattttcataagttgctAAGATTAGCTTATGTTTTAGCGCATATACCTACTTATAAGTTTATCAAATCAGCATAtgaataagtgcttaattaagctattCATCAAAACGCACCATAAATCTATATTCTAACAAAAAGCAAATAATTGAATAAAAACAAGGAAAATGTCACATATTGTGCACTTATATAATCCAGTCTTGTCATTACCATCAGTGGATTTCCTTGTTACAGAATACATGATAACTGTTGATTGCTTTGAGCTATTCTCCTGAGTTTTCTCTCCATTCTTGCAAATACCTCCATCTATTTTGAGGTAGCTCTCATAATACTCCTCATATTTACACCCTGAATCTACAAAGCAGGATGCACTTTCATACTGGAGTAACTGAGTATTTGAGACACCTCCCAAAGCATTGCCCACAAAGGGAAAACAATCTGTTAACCATAAATGAAGAAACAGATACATTCCAAAGCGATAGTTAGTATCAATTCTGAAATAGCCTCACTGAGCTACAGGACTTAAATGCATTACTTACCTCCATGCACACTACTGAACTCTTCATCTGAATCAGATTCTAGAATGCTAGTTGAGTCAAACCATGCATCCTCTTGGTAATTTCCTGCAGAATGTATATTAAGCATGTGTTTGGATCAGTGTtgtcacaattgattttggatgaaattattatattaaaagTTTGTTGAAAgtgatgtgatttatgtttggatatatttatgaaaaaagTGGTTTTTGTAATGtctcaaaattgattatgttttatgcataattgattttgggactGAAATCAACTATCTAAAATAACTCCCAAGCATCTATACTGtcatccaaaattgattttactctATCATAATTGATTCCAAAGTTCCCCAACACACACTAAGTGGTCAGCATGTTTATTAGAGGTAGCTGTCAACTCCAGGAAATCCAACATGTTGAAGGCCATAAGAACCATCATAAAAACATCATCAAAGACAAAAACTAATTGTAAAGAACCAAAATGACAACACAAATGCATGACAATGTACTAAGTAGTCACTAAAAATCTTTTGGACAATCATTAGCACAAGTCTTCTAGTAGTTTTTCATTGCATCAAGGAGAGGGAGAAAAAAGATACCATTTGCATCCATTTGACTATGGTATTGGACCTGAGTAAGATGAAACTTCATGTTTGAAACCTCTGAAATCCTGCAGGTGCCCGAAGCACCCTTGTCAAGGATGGTGGCTGGAACGGCCTGAGGTAATGGTGGTGGAATACGACCCCAACGATGACCCTGGTGGTTTGACAGTGAGATCTACAACACAGGCATGGCAGTGGCTTGGATCTGCTGGGCTCGGTTTCGCTCTCGTTTAGACCTAGCCATGAAAACCCAATCTGTTCTCCAACTCGGGCAGTAGTTCAGGCAAAGGGTTccatgaggaagaagatgaaggggaGAAGGACCTGCAAGGCTATCCAACGGAGGCGGCATGAACTGGAGATGGGAAGAGAGGGTAAAGGAGGAGGGGTATAATGGTAATGTTAGGAGAGAGGCTAAACACAAGGGGATATAATGGTAATATGGGGTAGGGATATAATGGTATTATGGAGGAGGGATATAAATAAAACTTTATTTATTTGACAGGATAAAATGGTAACTTACCATGTTAATTTTCAGCCACCCAAAATAGTTAGACTTTAGAATTATTTTTTCCATATTTAATTGTGGCcagaaattgattttgaaaggTAGTGTAACTTACACTACCCAAGTAAGTGATCCACCGTAGTTTTTTCCGCTTGTCACACTCTTTTAAAGGACGTGGTAGAAGTTACAAATCCTGGCCTCATGAAAGACGTGTTGTTCTAGTTtgaagagtttttttttcaGTTCTAATATGAATTAGTTTTGTAAGGACCAAAATCAGTTTTCCTTAATTTCACGAGGACTAAACACATATTAACCTAATTACATAGTCCAGTGAAAACCAAAAAGACAGTAATCCACTGTCGTTTTTAACTTCGTCGCGTTGTATCAACAAACACTTGCACAcactaggggtggaaataggccgagcCGAGCCAAGCTTTGTGCGGCCTAGGCCTGGCCTGCATTATCTTTTCGTGGCCCAAGCCTGGCCTGTGGcctatcaataggccaaattttatgGCTTGGCCTGACCTTTTCTAAGGCCTGGCCTGGCCTGGCCTACAAGCCTGtttaaaagcctatttaacagacaattttatcaaaagaaggCTATTTGGCTTGCAGGCTAATAagccttttatatatcattgcactttcttttcaaataaaaaaacatgtatcattgcatttcaaaaactaCACATGTATTATTGAATATGTCTGGAACGTTTCTAATCTAGGTTAGGGTAGGGacttagggttttcttttatactaaagtatacatcagtttaaaaaaatcaaataatatattattatattatatttatttatattattaataaaaataatatataaataggcCGCCCTGTTAGGCCAAATAGACTTTTTTAATAGTTTGGGCCTGACCTTTTTAGTTAAACAAGCTTTtaaaaaagcctaagcctgacctttttaataaacgagcCGAGCCGAGCGGAGCCTCTAACGAGCCAAGCCATAGACCCCTGACGAGCTGCctgacctatttccacccctagcaCACACCTTTCTATTCTCCTCTCAACCTCGAAAACCATGGCCTCTCTCGTCCGTGGAGCCGCATCTCTAAGCCGCACTGCCATTTCCGCTTCCAAATCTCCGATCCAACTCCTCCACCGCCGCAACTTCGCCGGAGCCGCAGGTAATCTTCCCGTGCCCTTCTTTCTTTACTTTCCCGATCCCATTTCACATTCAATCAAATCCGATTTCTTCCCATTTTTCGGTCAAAATCCCTCAATCCGCGTATTTCCATCTCCCGCAATCACAGTAATTGAAATCGAATGCAAGAAACTCAAGTTTTCGCTTTCTATTGGGTGGTCGGTGATTTGAACGAAACCCTAGGAATTGTTATGTTGCACTGTTAGGAATTCTGATTGGTATAAACGGGTTTTATGTTGAAAAATCTTTGATTTTGAATACTGCAatcttattttgttttgtaaTGTTCACTGTGAAATGAACAAAGAggatttgtttttattttaattaaaatttaaaagaaatgTAATTGCCTTCCTACATAACATACTCTAGTGCTAAAAATTAACGAACACCCAACAGCAGGTGTGCAATAACCAATCAGCCACGACCCAAACTACACAGATTGAACGCCGCCGCTGCCCTTGCGATTCGCCGCCGTCGTCATCCTCGGTCGACGGAACAGCAGGTTAGTTGTAGGAGACGATGTTTTTTATTTACTCCATTAATATTTAGTTTCAATTTAGGTTCTGATTTCCTGTATGAAAATTGCTTGAATGCTTTGTGGATATGTGGCTTATTAAGCTCTAAATAGTTGTAGTAAAGGAACAAAGCAATGAATTTGAGTCTCATTATCATATTTCTAGTCCTAAGTTTCATGTTGTGGTTATGTTTGTCATTCTAATGAAAATCAAAATTGGGGAAGTTAAGGAAATTGGTTGGATGTTGTTCCAAGGCATGTGATTATGTATTGGCTGATATTGGGGATTGGTTTTAATTGGAGGATTGGGAACCACTGTTCAGATGAATGTTGCCATTCAGCCATTGTGACCAAGGGAGAGAATAGTAGATTCTAGAATTCCAAAGGGGCAGAGAGAGAGGTGATAGAATAGATATAGTGCTATTCTATATGTAATTGAattcctttcttttcttgcttCAATATTTTGGATTCTATATTTTGATAGGATTTATGTTTTGGTTCATTCGAGGACCTTAGCTTGCCTTAGCAGTATTTAATTTGCAATGACCCCCCTTAAGGCCTTTTCAATTGGCGTAGTTAAATATATGCTGCTACCTCCTTTTCAGATATCGCATATCTTAGATATGGAGAAACTAGTGAAAAATTGAAAGAGTATATGAGAGACGCATAGAATTATTTGCATATGAGAATGGTGGAGCTTGTAAAAGGGATAGTATAGAAGGGAATCAAAGGCCCGTTTCAGATGAGTGTAAAGTAGAGTTCAGTTAAGTACCTCATGAGCATGCTGAAGGTTTGAGTTGGAAAAGAATTATAGGAATCTGTCACTGCAAGTTTTACCATGATTTTTGTTGCGGGAGTCCTGATTATGGCAGGCACAGTAGTTCTGGTTATGCAAGTTTTAGAGAGATTTTGCCCACGAATTCTGATGTAGGGGTATACTGTTTGTTTTATTATTAGTGTCAGTCACAGTTGAGTCTTGAGAGGCTCTCTTCATCTCTAGAGTTGGATGGATCCTTAACAAACTTTCTTGAAATTCCACACTCCTCTGTGAGTGAGGATCAGGTGACTAAAATGTTTAAATTCCTTCTAATTGTTAAATTTGGTAAATTTAGAATTAGTTAAGTGAGTAAGTTCTGTGGAGTAAATAACTAGATATAAGCACTAGTTCCCGAATGAGTAATCTCTAAATGTCCGGTGGGTGCTTTGATACTATATATGAGACAGCCATAAGATAGGCATTCCTAAAAGACAAAAGGACTTTCTCACCTTGAGGCATAACTTCATTATTGATGTAATAAGCTTTAAAGAATCACAGACACATACTTTTTCATATCGGGTAAAGAACAAGCAAATACCAGATGTGTGTTAGAAAGCTGTTATCTATTGGGTGTACTTCAAGTCTAATCTCAAATCCAATCACATTCAATCAAGGGGAGTCACCTTTGAAACTTTCTGAACTCTTTAGAAGCTGAAAATGTTTCCTAGGAAGAACAGAGATAAGATGATCAAATAAGTTATCTATTTATTTCTTGTATCTACTATTTTCACTtatgctattattattattcttctcTCTCAAGAGGACAAGAAACATGTTGCTTTGGCTGTTGTGGAACTCATATGGCTGTGAAATTTGAGTGTTCTGGATTTCAATTCAACTGTAATGTATTACCCACTGAGATTAGATTGTTGGATGGAGGAAGGCTCTATAATTTGCTGAATTTCccgcttcaattttttttggatcTTATGAATATGCATTCATTTTGATCatgaataaatatattatttaattatagaTCATGTAGATGATTGAAATTATCCCATTGCACAGGATACATTAGCTTCACTAGGCATCTGGAAAAAGGTTGTGAATTGAGTGATCATGGATGACCTATTCGACTCTTCACTGAATTTGGAGGAGACCCATTTCAAGGAAGGCTATGACGAAGGCTACAAGGATGGCCTCATTGCAGGCAAGGACGAGGCCAAGGAAGTTGGTCTCAAGGTTGGCTTTGAGGTTGGTGAGGAACTAGGTTTCTACAGCGGTTGCTTCCATATCTGGACCTCTGCCATCCGGCTTGACCCGAATTGTTTCTCCTCCAGGGCCAAAACTACCATTGACCAGATGCAGGACCTGGTCGGCAAATATCCTCTCACGGATCCAGAAGATCTGCAGGTGCAAGAGATCATGGATAGCCTCAGGGTCAAGTTCAAGATGCTTTGTTCTTCTCTGCACGTCAAGCTTGACTACAACGGCTATCCAAATTCTTCCGAGGCCACCAGCATTCAGTTTTGAACCAGCTTGATCCTGCTAGACTGGTAccagtgtaaaaaaaaaatagcaaaattTAGAGTTCAATTATGGACATTACCCTTGTAATTTCAGTTATGTTCACTTAAATGTAGTTTTTCTTCCATCCAGTGAGACATGGATATCTGTTAAAAGTGTGTTTGAGGAGAGAGTTTGACATCAATAAATCGATGTTTACTGTAAACAAAATTTTCAAGTATTTCTAGCAATGGAAATGGAAGATTACCTTCTTATGGCACTCGGTGAATTTTATTCTAGTTCCTCATAACCCTCCCAATGGTAGGTATCCTTCATATGAAAAACTACAACAGAATAATCTAATATGATGCGTGGACCCAAGCTTATTGACATCTGTAAATTGGCTGGCAATgttattttcataatttcatTATTCTTGACTTCTTCTACTGCTCTTATTCATAAATCTCGATAGTTGCATTTTGGTAGTTCTACATTGATGCACATGCGGTAAAGTTGTGAGGAGCAAaatattcaaaacaaaaaaaaagtacctTATCCTAATTTCATGTGCATCCCATTGAGGGGGACCAACCATAGCTAATGACTAGTGCCCTATCAAAGAATCCCACTGAAGGGCCTGCTATGCTTTCAAGTTTGAATTAAAGGCTTGTCCTTCAGTTGCTCTCTACAACATGGAAATAGATTCAACTTAAATAGTGTGCATCCTAGCTTGCTCTTGGAACCTAACCAAATTGGAGCATACAAACCACAAGGTGCATACCTGCTTACAAAAAAGGATTGCATAAACCTGAATCCGTCGAAGCTTAATGTGCATATAAGGTTACACAAAACCAGATTTATGAGAAACTGAAGTCGTTCCAGACGAGTAGTTGTATTCAAGTATTATATTTGCCCCTCTAAATATTTGTGTATTGCCTACTCCAATGAAACACTGTTGATTTTGCATAATGTGTCAAATTTCCGCTTCCCTAATCAATTTTTTCTGATTCCGTCCTTGCCTATAACAAGAAGTTGCTACCAAAGAATTTGTCCATAAGAGAATTGATAAccaattaaaaaatattctgaaatttaattgtttttgcAACATAACAAAAAATGGTTGTAATTTGTAAATGGTGGCTGCAATTGCAACCAAAACAAGCACCAGAAAACTGCTACCTGAGTGCTTGTTGCTTCTTACTATAATCTGTTCTTGAACACAAAATTCTGATATTTTACATCAGACATGTATGATCTATAACCACAGTATGTACACTTGACATTATCTTAGTGGAGGTTACCCCTTTTGTCACAAACACTGCTTGCCTTGAAGTTCTTCAGATAACAGAACTTGAAGCAGCTCATGTAATCTCTCAGCACCAGGTCCTGGACTAAACACTGTATCATTGCCACGCAAAGAACAAGGGTCTGCACCACCATCTGAGGTCCCAACACACCATGCTCCATGTGAAAATCTATGTGTACGACCCAAAACTTCTTTGTCAATCTTGTCGAGAACTGGATCATCCTTCGCGAACTTTCGGGCAAATGGAGCGTTGCTCTTAACCATTTTTTCGAAGTCTTTCATAGTCAAAGACATTGGATGCTGCTTTGGGGGATTGTCCCAAGCAATGTAGTGAAGATCATGGCTAATCGCTGTATGCCGGAACTCCTTAGTGTTACAAATAACAGTATGAAAATATCCCTCAGGCGAAGAGACAAAGTTTGTATAATACATTAGCATAGTCCTTGGAAAGTTATCCCATCCCCATATACAGTACTCCACAAAGGACCGAGTTAGCACAACCCAAGCTGAACCTGTTCACAGAGCATAGGCAAAATGTATAGGGATCTACCATGTTCGACTTggttgcctataaaaaaaaactaatagcAAGCAAATATCCATCTCATTAGGATACAAACTACAGAACACTTTGGAGCTTATTTACTAAAAAAAGCACtggataagctccaataagtgctctttaCTCCGCATCCAAACATGCTCATAATCTGGCAAGCCAACAAGATATTCTACAATCTTGGCCCTGCTATCTCTCTTCAAAGGGCCTTTTAGTTTGAATGTATAGcagaaaataaattttagataCGGACATACCGGTGAACAGTTTAAAAGCCGTGGGAAGTGTTCTTCGTTGAGTAGTGAAAGCTAAATCAGATTTCTTTGATAAGTAAAGGGCAGGATCAACAATGATTGGTTTTGCTCTCTGGTTCGTGAACACATATGCAGTAACACAAAGAAATCTTAATCAAATGATATAGCAAACAGGAAAAAAAGCCACACTTAATAACAATTTTCACTTACAGTTTCCAACCAGTAAAACGTGTATGTTCAATGAAATTGCGATCTATAGATAAATTCGTGAAAACATGAAGCAAATCTGCAAAAGCAGGAAACAAATATAAAGTGAGTAGAGACTTCACAGAGAATCTAGACTTCATGCATGTTTGACTTGATATATACATGTAATACAATTAAAAGCATACTCCAAAAACCATGAAATGAGCTATATGAAGATTGATTATGGTAAAAGTTATAAAATAAGTATATCTGCAGCAAAGAAGACGCTGATACGAGAAGACTCAAATTATTGAATACAAAGTACCCCAAGCAACTAGCTACGCAAGAGCTAGAAATTTCATTGGTATCAAAACTTATATCAGTTTACACTTGACAACACATCACAAGTTTAGACTTGTAGTATGTATTTAATCAACATACTTCAGAGGGACAACTATCGTTTAACACTCTAATCCAGCCCATACTTCACCGTCATTTACAGCAGTAGTTTTTTTCCCCTAGAATAAACCTAATCTGACTCATATTATGTGTCCCACATATATCCATTATTGAAGCTGTGATTTctgagaagaatcagcaactgCTTAGATTGAAAGATAACCCTCTAAAGTGAACTTTTGAAGCGAGCAAGTAATGATGCCATTACCCTTCAGTTTTGGGGGACCAAGGATGGATATATCTTTATTAATTTCAGAGATAAGCTCACTTTAGACGAGGCCACTTGTACTAGATACAAAAAATCTATGTGGAAAACAAGTTTTAGACTATCCAGAAAATTAATCGACAATTTATGGAAAGAAGCACCATGTAATATATGATGTAGTATGGAGATCATGAAAAATCTTGCTTAGCACTTGTGCTAGAAGTTCTAGCTCAGGAATGTGATTCAGCAGGTATTAACAACAAAATTGACCTTGATATCTTGACAAACTTCTCAAATATCTACATAAAATGCACTTGGAGGGAACTCTAGCAGAAACACAGGGATGGAATGGTATTGGTGGAAAGGCATACAAAAAAAGCCTTCAATAAAGTAAGGCTTCAAAATTTGACATCAAGTGGGATAAGATTCAGTTATTATTGTTGTCTTACAGATCTTGACAAAGCTAATTTATGGGGGTTATTCAAATGGACATTGCATTTGCTGAGCAATAGGGCGACCAACAAACCAAAGCCAGTAGCAACATGTGCAGTGTCAAAATAGCCTGAATGGCAGAATGTCAAGGTCTATTCTATAGACTCTATAATATTTTAAGACTGTTTGTTACACCTAAGCACATCAGAGGTGAAACGACATAACTAATTTATGTCTAACGACTAACATCATTACTCCAGGAGCATGGCTCGTCCCTGAATTATTGAAAATCACTGTGCTTTAGGCAAGAATGGTTGTGGCGGAAGATTCCAACGAAGATTAGATAGAGTTTACTAAACTAAGCATCACTATCAAACAATAGAATTACAAAGATaaacaaaataataatttgGCAACAAACCTGATAAACAAACTTAGTTCATAGCTAAAGGCCTCAACCCCAATTTCATTTGCTAACCTTCTACTATTGAAGAAGACAACATACATGAAAAgggaaaaaacaacaaaacattTCGAGACTATATAACCAATTAATTCAATCATTggttgtttaaactttaaacaAAACTAATGATGTTAGATAGAGACCCGTCTTGAAACCTAGACAATAATCAAGGGATGTATGAACTTTAATAAACTTTCCTGTCCCTAAAACATTAAATGCCTAATTTAATAATCGTTTCTACCCTCAAAACAATAGGTTAGTGCTCAAGGGAAACAAGTCAACCACATGCTACGATGTATGGCTTAAACATCATGTCTTTAAACCTGAAGGACAGCTTGTAAAGGGTACTTATCCTTCCACAACCTAGAAGGCCATAGTTTATGCAAGCATTATTACATGAATAATAACATATTACATTAAGAAGCAGAGAAAAGGTCATTTACTTACCAACCTGTGTTACGAGAGGATAATCTGAGGCACTGAGGTTTATAAACCAGTCCCACTCTGAACTCTCCTTCAATAGTATTGCAATAGCTTGCAGAGTACAAGCAATCATTGTAGGACCCTTATAAGTTACCAAATTGGATTGAGACATAACACGCACATTCTCTACTTCACGAAATACTGGATCTGCTTTCACTGTATTTGCCAATTCCAACCTTTCCCGGGGCAGCGCCTCAAGATCCAAATGCAAGATGTATTGATTCCTTGGATGATACACTGCCTCTAATGTCCTCATCAACCTATGACTATCACCCTTTGTGCCTGAAATAAGATATGCAAACCTAGGTGCTTCTTTTTTCACCATCACACTAACATTGAGAGAATTATCCAAATCTGATTCTACAAAATATCCACTGGAATCTTCTGATCTCTTGAATGAAATAATGTCAAATGGTGCCTGCTCTCCCCCACCACCAGCAGAACTAAGCACCCCAAGAAAAGATGTGAGAAGCAGACTCACAGATACAAGCAAACTTGCGAAAAACGGGATAATCCACTTCCTGTCACTAAACATCCTTCCTGTCACTAAACGGAGTGTGTACTTTACCTTTGTGTTTTTGGGTAGTCCTGCAAACTGTGCTCCAATCCAAGATCCACTCCAAAAAtgaatataaaaatcataaaaggAACAGACAATCAGAAGATTCAGAACACACTTCAAGTACAAGTTTTGGGTAACTTGAGATTAAAGAGAGGATtagtttaagaaaaaaaatggtccaaaccaataagaagaagaagaagaagaagaagaaagagagaggaTTCAATGAAAATTCAAAGTACTAGAATTTTATGACATGTTTGAGgaaaataaggaaaaaaaaacaggaaCCGTGTCTTCTAGAAGGGGTTGTGTACGGTTGGAGCCATTGTGATTCTGGGTAATACCAAATCGCCCACTCGCatatttgtaacaccccgatttcggtggcgtcacttagtaaccaaaagaaatttaatgcggaaaaacgtgaatatttttttttcgataataactaagacaagactgaattaaataaaacgcAATTACGAGAGAtagcagaactaatacacaatatatattacagcccccgctgtaagtagctagcctcgtcacgagtaaacctccagtgacgggtaatgaga from Lotus japonicus ecotype B-129 chromosome 2, LjGifu_v1.2 includes:
- the LOC130738075 gene encoding uncharacterized protein LOC130738075; protein product: MKFHLTQVQYHSQMDANGNYQEDAWFDSTSILESDSDEEFSSVHGDCFPFVGNALGGVSNTQLLQYESASCFVDSGCKYEEYYESYLKIDGGICKNGEKTQENSSKQSTVIMYSVTRKSTDDASERFLYRPRAGLQIPRSTEGKSFAGSWSAISPSLFKLRGESFFSDKQKCPAPDFCPYTPIGVDLFVSSKKINHIAKHLELPSVQEHGKIPSLLIVNIQLPTYPASIFLGDANGEGLSLVLYFKLSENFEKEISPCFQEKIKRL
- the LOC130738076 gene encoding uncharacterized protein LOC130738076; translation: MDDLFDSSLNLEETHFKEGYDEGYKDGLIAGKDEAKEVGLKVGFEVGEELGFYSGCFHIWTSAIRLDPNCFSSRAKTTIDQMQDLVGKYPLTDPEDLQVQEIMDSLRVKFKMLCSSLHVKLDYNGYPNSSEATSIQF
- the LOC130736476 gene encoding beta-glucuronosyltransferase GlcAT14B-like, whose product is MITAEKVKKFYWRKIICRFGVPATIVSDNGTQFTSRKVRDFCAEMRIEMRFASVEHPQSNGQVEAANKLILNGVKKRLGEAKGLWADELITVVWAYNTTPQSTTGETPFKLAYGVDAMIPVEIQDMTFRVATYEEEQNRENVLVDLNLAEEMKAEVRLREAAIKQRSQVTQNLYLKCVLNLLIVCSFYDFYIHFWSGSWIGAQFAGLPKNTKVKYTLRLVTGRMFSDRKWIIPFFASLLVSVSLLLTSFLGVLSSAGGGGEQAPFDIISFKRSEDSSGYFVESDLDNSLNVSVMVKKEAPRFAYLISGTKGDSHRLMRTLEAVYHPRNQYILHLDLEALPRERLELANTVKADPVFREVENVRVMSQSNLVTYKGPTMIACTLQAIAILLKESSEWDWFINLSASDYPLVTQVDLLHVFTNLSIDRNFIEHTRFTGWKLNQRAKPIIVDPALYLSKKSDLAFTTQRRTLPTAFKLFTGSAWVVLTRSFVEYCIWGWDNFPRTMLMYYTNFVSSPEGYFHTVICNTKEFRHTAISHDLHYIAWDNPPKQHPMSLTMKDFEKMVKSNAPFARKFAKDDPVLDKIDKEVLGRTHRFSHGAWCVGTSDGGADPCSLRGNDTVFSPGPGAERLHELLQVLLSEELQGKQCL